One Bradyrhizobium manausense DNA segment encodes these proteins:
- a CDS encoding ABC transporter substrate-binding protein: MIKRPVAPAVARRDFIRLAGATAAGFLALGATSDRIRIVASITSLSLDDELTRRSMTESATTRLGGLIAGLRQRGWVEGVNFHFELRSSFGGPDKMKAAVAELIDLRPDVILTGSTVETAAIIAATKTIPIVFATSNDPVGNGFVQSLAHPGGNVTGFTSSTPEMGGKWLQLIKEAVPDIQRVGVLFNPASTPRAGRYYLDSLEQEAASSGVAVVQAPISTPAEIDGAIGRFAESPKAAMISLVDSFLVVNRQAITATAAKYRVPMIYPFHYFIDAGGLMSYGPTLEVRSADYVDLILRGTKAGDLPVQSPRKYELLINRTVADSLGLKIPFTLLARADEIRE, translated from the coding sequence ATGATCAAACGGCCTGTTGCGCCGGCGGTCGCCCGCCGCGATTTCATTCGGCTTGCGGGCGCAACCGCCGCGGGCTTCCTTGCGCTCGGCGCAACGTCGGATCGCATCCGTATCGTCGCGTCGATCACCAGCCTGTCGCTCGACGACGAGCTCACCAGACGAAGCATGACCGAGAGTGCAACCACGCGGCTTGGTGGGTTGATCGCCGGACTGAGGCAGCGTGGCTGGGTCGAAGGCGTCAATTTTCACTTCGAGCTGCGCTCGAGTTTCGGCGGACCGGACAAGATGAAGGCCGCCGTCGCGGAGCTCATCGACCTCAGGCCGGATGTCATCCTGACCGGCTCGACCGTCGAAACCGCGGCCATCATAGCAGCCACCAAGACGATCCCGATCGTGTTCGCGACATCCAACGACCCCGTTGGCAACGGCTTCGTTCAAAGCCTCGCGCACCCCGGCGGCAATGTCACGGGCTTCACCAGCAGCACCCCCGAGATGGGCGGCAAATGGCTTCAGCTGATCAAGGAGGCCGTGCCCGACATCCAGCGCGTCGGCGTCCTGTTCAATCCGGCGAGCACGCCGCGCGCGGGGCGCTACTACCTCGATTCCCTCGAGCAGGAGGCCGCTTCCTCGGGCGTTGCGGTGGTCCAGGCGCCGATCAGCACGCCGGCGGAGATCGATGGCGCGATCGGACGCTTCGCCGAGTCTCCGAAGGCGGCGATGATCTCGCTCGTCGACAGTTTTCTGGTGGTCAATCGGCAAGCGATCACCGCGACGGCCGCGAAATATCGCGTGCCCATGATCTATCCGTTCCACTATTTCATCGATGCGGGCGGGCTGATGAGCTACGGGCCGACGCTGGAGGTGCGCTCGGCCGACTACGTCGATCTCATCCTGCGCGGCACCAAGGCCGGCGATCTGCCGGTGCAGTCGCCGCGAAAATACGAGCTGTTGATCAACCGTACCGTCGCCGACTCGCTCGGATTGAAGATCCCGTTCACCCTGCTCGCGCGCGCCGACGAGATTCGCGAGTGA
- a CDS encoding ring-cleaving dioxygenase, with the protein MSGLHHVTAIAGDPIRNFGFYTRDLGLRFVKKTVNFDDPGTYHFYYGDETGRPGTILTFFPWAGVSPGRRGVGETHQTAFRVPQRSLGYWTQRFIEKGIAYEALEKRFGESVLPFTDPDGMALALVGISGAENEPGWSNGDVPAEHAIRGFHGVTLLLDSAAKTAAVLTDVFGFKETGREGSVIRFKAPGDAQGSVVDIYEAKGFLRGHQGGGSVHHIAFRAVDDAEQGKMAQKLVSNHGLHPTEQRDRNYFRSIYFREPGGVLFEIATDIPGFAVDEPVATLGRDLKLPSFLEQHRKQIEGVLPNLEETAS; encoded by the coding sequence ATGTCTGGACTGCACCATGTCACCGCGATTGCCGGCGACCCCATCCGCAATTTCGGCTTTTACACCCGGGACCTTGGCCTGCGCTTCGTCAAGAAGACGGTCAATTTCGACGATCCCGGCACCTATCACTTCTATTATGGCGACGAGACCGGCCGCCCCGGCACCATCCTGACCTTCTTCCCCTGGGCCGGCGTGTCGCCGGGACGCCGCGGCGTCGGCGAGACCCATCAGACCGCCTTCCGCGTGCCGCAGCGTTCGCTCGGCTACTGGACGCAGCGCTTCATCGAGAAGGGCATCGCCTACGAGGCGCTGGAGAAGCGCTTTGGCGAATCCGTGCTTCCGTTCACCGACCCTGACGGCATGGCGCTGGCGCTGGTCGGCATATCAGGCGCCGAGAACGAGCCCGGCTGGAGCAATGGCGACGTCCCGGCCGAGCACGCGATCCGCGGCTTTCACGGCGTGACCTTGCTGCTCGACAGCGCGGCGAAGACGGCCGCCGTCCTCACCGACGTGTTCGGCTTCAAGGAGACCGGGCGCGAAGGTTCGGTGATCCGCTTCAAGGCGCCGGGCGATGCGCAGGGCAGCGTCGTCGACATCTACGAGGCCAAGGGTTTTCTGCGCGGCCATCAAGGTGGCGGCTCGGTGCACCACATCGCGTTCCGCGCGGTTGACGATGCCGAACAGGGCAAGATGGCGCAAAAGCTCGTGAGCAATCACGGCCTGCATCCGACCGAGCAGCGCGACCGCAACTACTTCCGCTCGATCTACTTCCGCGAGCCCGGCGGTGTGCTGTTCGAGATCGCGACCGACATCCCCGGCTTTGCCGTGGACGAACCCGTGGCGACCCTGGGACGTGACCTGAAGCTGCCCAGCTTCCTCGAACAGCATCGCAAGCAGATCGAGGGCGTGCTGCCGAATTTGGAAGAGACCGCGTCATGA
- a CDS encoding methyl-accepting chemotaxis protein produces MSIRYKIFGAFSVVLLLACAIAFYGIRAIGSSGDMVVRLYDGPLMGINHARSAHAALHEARLVLQRGLVAGSSGEVVAKFESLIRDSVEDLKVVRERAATPTVAAAREKVESELKDWSTAALRILKPSPGGATEIPTSFLLAQQGDRLMASIDDLVELVAAYGYEYRMAAEKDVEAARTTMLSVAVGTVAIGLLIALAFSYSMSRPISAAVRVAERVAAGNFTDDIAVRRRDELGRLLKSLAVMQASLKTRADDDLALIAAKDQSSAEQAGHRQRLEAEIDAFRSAFSEVMSNTARMTGELTDTAQGLASAARNAGTQSNEAASTAKDTSTNVQTVATAASQLGQSVQAITSQLADATTIVQRASGMAEAANQTIGRLASAAQQIDEVVGFIRTIAGQTNLLALNATIEAARAGEAGRGFAVVASEVKALATQTAKATEEISSQITEVQSATREAVDNVGAIALIIGDIDGFTGRIAAAVSQQNAAAGEISRNIGQAASGTAQVARSIAGTAEATDNANRTADIVLATAHDLSSQATQLRSSVDRFLSNVAA; encoded by the coding sequence ATGTCGATACGTTACAAGATTTTCGGTGCCTTCAGTGTCGTGCTTCTCCTGGCTTGCGCCATCGCCTTCTACGGCATTCGCGCCATCGGCAGTTCGGGCGACATGGTGGTACGTCTCTATGACGGCCCCCTGATGGGGATCAACCACGCGCGCTCCGCTCACGCGGCGCTGCACGAGGCGCGGCTGGTGCTCCAGCGCGGCCTGGTCGCGGGCAGCTCCGGCGAGGTCGTCGCAAAGTTCGAGTCGCTGATACGCGATAGTGTCGAGGACCTGAAAGTTGTGCGTGAGCGTGCCGCAACGCCGACCGTTGCGGCCGCGCGCGAGAAGGTCGAAAGCGAACTCAAGGATTGGTCGACCGCCGCGCTCAGGATTCTGAAGCCGTCGCCCGGCGGTGCCACGGAGATCCCGACAAGCTTCCTGCTTGCCCAGCAGGGCGACCGGCTGATGGCGTCGATCGATGACCTCGTCGAGCTCGTTGCGGCGTACGGCTATGAATATCGCATGGCGGCGGAGAAGGACGTGGAGGCGGCCCGCACCACGATGCTGTCGGTCGCTGTCGGAACCGTCGCGATCGGGCTGCTGATCGCGCTTGCGTTCTCGTACTCGATGAGCCGGCCAATTTCGGCCGCGGTGCGGGTTGCCGAACGCGTCGCCGCCGGCAATTTCACCGATGACATCGCGGTGCGTCGCAGGGACGAGCTTGGTCGTCTGCTGAAATCGCTCGCCGTCATGCAGGCAAGCCTGAAGACCCGCGCCGACGACGATCTCGCGCTGATTGCCGCCAAGGACCAAAGCAGCGCGGAGCAGGCCGGTCACCGGCAGCGTCTCGAGGCCGAGATCGATGCCTTCCGCTCCGCGTTCAGCGAGGTCATGAGCAACACCGCCCGCATGACCGGCGAGTTGACCGATACGGCGCAGGGGCTCGCCTCCGCCGCTCGCAATGCGGGCACGCAATCGAACGAGGCGGCTTCGACGGCGAAGGACACGTCGACGAACGTCCAGACCGTGGCGACCGCTGCCAGTCAGCTGGGCCAATCGGTCCAGGCGATCACGTCCCAGCTGGCGGATGCGACCACCATCGTGCAGCGTGCATCCGGCATGGCCGAAGCGGCCAATCAGACGATCGGCAGGCTCGCCAGTGCCGCCCAGCAGATCGACGAGGTGGTCGGCTTCATCAGGACCATCGCCGGCCAGACCAATCTGCTCGCGCTCAACGCCACGATCGAAGCGGCGCGGGCCGGCGAGGCGGGCAGGGGCTTTGCGGTCGTCGCCTCGGAAGTGAAGGCGCTGGCGACGCAGACGGCGAAAGCGACGGAAGAGATTTCGAGCCAGATCACCGAGGTGCAGTCGGCGACGCGCGAGGCGGTCGACAATGTCGGCGCCATTGCGTTGATCATCGGCGATATCGACGGCTTTACGGGGCGGATCGCAGCCGCGGTCAGCCAGCAAAATGCGGCAGCCGGCGAGATCTCCAGGAATATCGGGCAGGCGGCCTCCGGGACTGCACAGGTCGCACGCAGCATCGCCGGGACGGCCGAGGCGACTGACAACGCCAATCGCACGGCCGACATCGTTCTTGCCACGGCGCACGACCTGTCCAGTCAGGCCACGCAGTTGCGTTCGTCGGTGGATCGCTTCCTGTCGAACGTTGCGGCGTAG
- a CDS encoding plastocyanin/azurin family copper-binding protein yields the protein MRTIALFTCVIVAGFSVGAYAATEVIHQQGRAFSAESITVKKNQAVTFLNDDTVPHNIMSASKGNEFNLGSQAPGTSTDVSFKEPGDVQVICAIHPRMKMMVKVTD from the coding sequence ATGCGCACAATCGCTCTCTTCACCTGTGTCATCGTTGCCGGCTTCTCGGTCGGCGCCTACGCCGCGACCGAAGTGATCCATCAGCAGGGCCGCGCCTTCTCCGCCGAGAGCATCACGGTGAAGAAGAACCAGGCCGTCACCTTCCTGAACGACGACACGGTGCCGCACAACATCATGTCGGCCAGCAAGGGCAACGAGTTCAATTTGGGATCACAGGCGCCGGGCACCTCGACGGACGTGTCCTTCAAGGAGCCGGGCGATGTGCAGGTGATCTGCGCCATTCATCCGCGCATGAAGATGATGGTCAAGGTGACGGACTAG
- a CDS encoding alpha/beta hydrolase: protein MTDFIHRFEPATSAGSPPILLLHGTGGDENDLLGLGKTISPGSALLSPRGRVLEHGMPRFFRRLAEGVFDEEDVRRRALELGDFVADARERYGIAAPVAVGFSNGANIAAALLLLKPDVLAGAVLLRAMVPLSDPPKANLVKPELGGKPILLLSGQADPIVPASNSTKLAALLSEAGARVEHKVLPAGHQLSQADVTLARNWISSADAKAA from the coding sequence ATGACCGACTTCATCCATCGCTTCGAGCCAGCGACCAGCGCGGGCTCGCCCCCAATCCTGCTGCTGCACGGCACCGGCGGTGACGAGAACGATCTGCTCGGGTTGGGCAAGACGATCTCGCCTGGCTCGGCGCTGCTCTCGCCGCGCGGCCGCGTGCTCGAGCACGGCATGCCACGCTTCTTCCGTCGTCTCGCGGAGGGCGTGTTCGACGAAGAGGACGTCCGCCGCCGTGCGCTCGAGCTCGGCGACTTCGTCGCGGACGCGCGCGAACGCTACGGCATCGCCGCGCCCGTCGCGGTCGGCTTCTCCAACGGCGCCAACATCGCAGCCGCGCTGCTGCTGTTGAAGCCGGACGTGCTGGCAGGCGCGGTGCTGCTGCGCGCCATGGTGCCGCTGTCGGATCCGCCCAAGGCCAATCTCGTCAAGCCGGAGCTTGGCGGCAAGCCGATTCTACTGCTGTCGGGGCAGGCTGATCCGATCGTACCGGCAAGCAATTCGACGAAGCTTGCGGCGCTGTTGTCGGAAGCGGGAGCGCGTGTCGAGCACAAGGTCCTGCCGGCAGGACATCAACTGTCGCAGGCCGACGTCACGCTGGCCCGCAACTGGATCAGCAGCGCCGACGCCAAAGCTGCATAA
- a CDS encoding cytochrome-c peroxidase has product MPTQGAYRSQLFIATIASATLGVVGFATVGFGAAVVGESRKVEITQKGPSGVDALKAQYRRPATIPFPKDNPFTPDKAALGKKLYFDTRLSVTSAQSCASCHSPGFGWGDGLAVGVGHGMAKLGRRSPTIVNAAWSAIYMWDGRLPTLEDQALGPIQSPGEMNMKLDQLMARLASIPEYKPAFDAAFPGEGMKPKTLAQAIATYERTVVSERAPFDAWVEGNEKAISEDAKRGFALFNGKAQCAACHEGWNFTNEGFQDIGLPSADVGRGEYLPAVIKMQHAFKTPGLREITRRGPYMHDGSLATLEAVIDHYDHAGVDRPSRSDLMRPLDLTAQDKADLVAFLKTLTSELGPTAVPVLPR; this is encoded by the coding sequence ATGCCGACGCAGGGCGCCTATCGCTCGCAACTTTTCATTGCGACGATCGCATCAGCCACACTCGGCGTTGTTGGTTTCGCGACGGTCGGTTTCGGCGCCGCCGTGGTCGGTGAAAGCCGGAAGGTCGAGATCACGCAGAAGGGGCCGAGCGGCGTCGATGCGCTCAAGGCGCAGTACCGCAGGCCCGCGACGATCCCGTTCCCCAAGGACAATCCTTTCACGCCCGACAAGGCTGCTCTCGGCAAGAAGCTCTATTTCGACACGCGGCTGTCGGTGACATCGGCGCAGTCATGCGCGAGCTGCCACAGCCCGGGTTTCGGCTGGGGCGACGGGCTTGCCGTCGGCGTCGGTCACGGCATGGCGAAGCTCGGCCGTCGTTCGCCGACGATCGTCAACGCGGCCTGGAGCGCGATCTACATGTGGGACGGCCGTCTTCCGACGCTGGAAGACCAGGCGCTCGGCCCGATCCAGTCGCCCGGCGAGATGAACATGAAGCTCGACCAGCTGATGGCGCGGCTGGCCAGCATTCCCGAATACAAGCCGGCCTTCGATGCCGCTTTTCCTGGCGAAGGCATGAAGCCGAAGACCTTGGCACAGGCGATCGCTACCTATGAACGCACTGTCGTCTCGGAACGGGCGCCGTTCGACGCCTGGGTTGAAGGCAACGAGAAGGCGATCTCCGAGGACGCCAAGCGCGGCTTCGCGCTGTTCAACGGCAAGGCGCAATGCGCGGCCTGTCACGAGGGCTGGAATTTCACCAACGAGGGTTTCCAGGACATCGGTCTGCCGAGCGCCGACGTCGGTCGCGGGGAATATCTTCCCGCGGTCATCAAGATGCAGCACGCGTTCAAGACGCCGGGTTTGCGCGAAATCACCCGCCGCGGCCCGTACATGCATGACGGCTCGCTCGCCACGCTCGAAGCGGTCATCGATCATTATGACCATGCCGGCGTCGACCGGCCCAGCCGTTCGGATCTCATGCGTCCGCTCGACCTGACTGCGCAGGACAAGGCCGATCTCGTCGCGTTCCTCAAGACATTGACCAGCGAACTCGGTCCGACGGCCGTGCCGGTTCTTCCTCGCTAA
- a CDS encoding LysR family transcriptional regulator — MDKVGSLRAFVKVVESGSFAEAGRQLRLSRSAISKYIADLEESLGVQLLNRTTRHASPTENGQRYFERAVVILSEIEAADQAVTQAQSAPRGLLRVNAPMSFGTMRLGPVLADFMAAYPELQLQIVLSDDLLDPVQDGFDVTLRIADLESSSLIARKIMPVPRMICASPDYLVRHGTPRHPQDLRAHASLTYGFLLTGNQWKLTGTDGDHWIQPAWSLCVNNAEVLRDAAIKGRGLALLPEFIAADALRKGELRTVMDDYSAPPLALYAVYPPTRHLSVKVRLFIDFLVERFGREEEGANRLT, encoded by the coding sequence CTGGATAAGGTCGGCAGCCTCAGGGCCTTCGTGAAGGTGGTCGAAAGCGGCAGCTTTGCCGAGGCCGGCCGGCAATTGCGGCTGTCACGCTCGGCCATCAGCAAATACATCGCCGACCTCGAGGAGAGCCTCGGCGTCCAGCTTTTGAACCGGACCACGCGTCACGCCAGCCCGACCGAGAACGGCCAGCGCTATTTCGAGCGCGCGGTCGTGATCCTCTCGGAGATCGAGGCCGCCGACCAGGCGGTGACGCAGGCCCAGTCGGCGCCGCGCGGATTGCTGCGCGTCAACGCGCCGATGTCGTTCGGCACGATGCGGCTCGGGCCGGTGCTGGCGGATTTCATGGCGGCGTACCCGGAGCTTCAGCTTCAGATCGTGCTCAGCGACGATCTGCTCGATCCCGTGCAGGACGGCTTTGACGTGACGCTGCGGATCGCTGATCTGGAATCGTCGAGCCTGATTGCGCGAAAAATCATGCCGGTGCCGCGCATGATCTGCGCTTCGCCCGACTACCTCGTGCGTCACGGCACGCCAAGGCATCCGCAGGATCTGCGTGCGCATGCCTCGCTCACTTACGGATTCCTGCTGACAGGCAATCAGTGGAAGCTGACAGGCACTGACGGTGACCACTGGATCCAGCCGGCCTGGTCGCTCTGCGTCAACAATGCCGAGGTGCTGCGCGACGCCGCGATCAAGGGCAGGGGGCTGGCGCTGTTGCCGGAGTTCATCGCGGCGGATGCTTTAAGGAAAGGCGAGCTGCGGACAGTAATGGACGATTATTCCGCGCCCCCGCTTGCGCTCTATGCGGTGTATCCGCCGACACGGCATCTGTCGGTGAAGGTGCGGCTGTTCATTGACTTCCTGGTCGAGCGGTTCGGGCGCGAGGAGGAAGGGGCGAACCGGTTGACATGA
- a CDS encoding hybrid sensor histidine kinase/response regulator: protein MNEEIDQGALRTPPGRLFRKYLYAIVALAFTALAINTGFDVWFSYREQKQLLAATQREQAASAAIQIGQFIGQIENQIRWLARLPPELSTNEDRRLNAIRLLRLSPAIAELTELDAQGREQVRVSRRVPDRIGSNADHSAEAAFRGANESRAYYGPVYFFGDTEPFMTIAARGTGREPNVVIAEVNLRFIWDLVAGIRVGNTGKAYVVDRLGVLIAHPDLWPALQRSDLSGHPDVRAALDGVGPPSGGLIKEDFSGQRVLSTYATVPSLGWLVFVELPLSEAYAPIYASIGRSTFLLLVLLAFATLVSLWLSRRMTVPIQMLSQGAQRIGSGDLGLRLAINTGDELEALGDQFNRMAAHLRESYATLERKVIERTSELEKARDHALAEHDEAERARSVAVAANETKSRFLAVVSHELRTPLNGVMGVLQLLDDGRLSEVQRRHLATAAASGETLIALVDAILEYARLEASTEALETRDFRLDQLIETAADLMRPQAFAKGLSFDLACDATVKTSVHGDPVRLNRILLNLIGNAIKFTPGGGISLSATAERHDDHARLRVVVRDTGIGIAPDMHERIFEDFVQADDSIARRFGGTGLGLAIARRLTRLMHGELTVESTLGKGSVFTLVVPLGQAASGIVQGALPPPSRQRRVLLVDDDPVNCEVGEAILVRLGHRAAIARDGAAAVALAARQPFDVVLMDLHMPDMDGVEAATRIRKLPLQPMPRIIVVTADVSRNTRERLAAADITKIVGKPILMNALREAIEDEPEQGATDQRPETDGLIDRHFLDDQKDLLGASQIAKLHHLLRETSGRLIADIAAAAAAGDPNQLARFAHQLGSAASALGLISLFERCREIEETAPAMSSAERQDAARELAALREASMNTLDDLLAPAEDPPRPKGEVGSH, encoded by the coding sequence GTGAACGAGGAGATCGACCAGGGAGCTTTGCGGACGCCTCCGGGACGGCTGTTCCGCAAATATCTCTACGCGATCGTCGCCCTCGCCTTCACCGCGCTCGCCATCAACACCGGCTTCGACGTCTGGTTCTCCTATCGCGAGCAGAAGCAGCTTCTCGCCGCGACCCAGCGCGAGCAGGCCGCAAGCGCCGCGATTCAGATCGGCCAGTTCATCGGCCAGATCGAAAACCAGATCAGATGGCTCGCGCGCCTGCCGCCGGAGCTGTCGACCAACGAAGACAGGCGGCTGAACGCCATTCGCCTGCTGCGGCTGTCGCCTGCGATCGCCGAATTGACCGAGCTCGATGCGCAAGGCCGCGAGCAGGTACGCGTGTCGCGCCGTGTCCCGGACAGGATCGGCAGCAATGCCGACCACTCCGCGGAAGCCGCCTTCCGCGGCGCCAATGAAAGCCGGGCCTATTACGGGCCGGTCTACTTCTTCGGCGATACCGAGCCTTTCATGACGATCGCCGCACGCGGTACGGGCCGCGAGCCCAACGTGGTCATCGCCGAGGTCAATCTGCGCTTCATCTGGGACCTCGTGGCCGGCATCAGAGTGGGCAATACCGGCAAGGCCTATGTGGTCGACCGCCTCGGCGTACTGATCGCACATCCCGATCTGTGGCCGGCGCTGCAACGGAGTGATCTCTCCGGGCATCCAGACGTGCGCGCCGCGCTCGACGGCGTCGGACCGCCCTCGGGCGGCCTGATCAAGGAGGATTTTTCCGGTCAACGCGTGCTCTCGACCTATGCGACGGTCCCTTCGCTCGGCTGGCTGGTGTTCGTCGAACTCCCGCTCAGCGAAGCCTACGCTCCGATCTACGCCTCGATCGGACGGTCGACGTTTCTGCTGCTTGTGCTTCTGGCCTTCGCCACGCTGGTGTCGCTCTGGCTCAGCCGGCGCATGACCGTGCCGATCCAGATGCTGAGCCAGGGCGCACAGCGGATCGGTAGCGGCGATCTCGGACTGCGGCTCGCTATCAACACCGGCGACGAGCTGGAGGCGCTCGGCGACCAGTTCAACCGGATGGCCGCGCACTTGCGCGAATCCTATGCGACGCTCGAGCGCAAGGTGATCGAACGGACCTCCGAGCTCGAGAAGGCACGCGATCACGCCCTTGCCGAGCATGACGAGGCCGAGCGCGCGCGCAGTGTCGCGGTCGCGGCCAACGAAACCAAGTCGCGCTTCCTCGCCGTCGTCAGCCACGAGCTGCGCACGCCGCTCAACGGCGTCATGGGCGTGCTGCAACTGCTCGACGACGGCCGGCTCAGCGAAGTCCAGCGCCGCCACCTCGCGACTGCCGCCGCATCCGGCGAAACGCTGATCGCGCTGGTCGACGCCATTCTCGAATATGCCCGCCTCGAGGCCAGCACCGAGGCGCTGGAGACGCGCGATTTCCGCCTCGACCAGCTGATCGAGACGGCAGCCGATCTGATGCGCCCGCAGGCGTTCGCCAAGGGCCTCTCCTTCGATCTCGCCTGCGACGCGACGGTCAAGACGTCCGTGCACGGCGACCCCGTCCGCCTCAACCGCATCCTGCTCAACCTGATCGGCAACGCCATCAAGTTCACCCCGGGCGGCGGCATCTCGCTGAGCGCGACCGCCGAGCGGCACGACGACCACGCGCGGCTCCGCGTCGTCGTTCGCGACACCGGCATCGGCATCGCGCCCGACATGCATGAGCGGATCTTCGAGGATTTCGTGCAGGCCGACGACAGCATCGCGCGGCGGTTCGGCGGCACCGGCCTTGGCCTCGCAATCGCGCGCCGCCTCACGCGGCTGATGCACGGCGAGCTGACGGTGGAGAGTACGCTGGGCAAGGGCAGCGTGTTCACGCTCGTCGTGCCGCTCGGTCAAGCCGCAAGCGGCATCGTGCAAGGCGCGCTGCCGCCGCCATCGCGGCAACGCCGCGTGCTGCTGGTCGACGACGATCCCGTCAATTGCGAGGTCGGCGAAGCCATTTTGGTCAGGCTCGGCCACCGCGCGGCGATCGCAAGAGACGGTGCGGCCGCCGTCGCGCTCGCCGCCAGACAACCGTTCGACGTCGTCCTGATGGACCTGCACATGCCCGACATGGACGGCGTGGAGGCGGCCACGCGCATTCGAAAGCTCCCGCTGCAGCCGATGCCGCGGATCATCGTCGTGACCGCCGACGTGTCGCGGAACACCCGTGAGCGGCTCGCAGCCGCCGACATCACCAAGATCGTCGGCAAGCCGATCCTCATGAACGCGCTGCGCGAGGCGATCGAGGACGAACCCGAACAAGGCGCGACGGATCAGCGGCCCGAAACCGACGGATTGATCGACCGGCACTTTCTCGACGACCAGAAGGACCTGCTCGGCGCCTCCCAGATCGCGAAGCTGCATCATCTGCTGAGAGAGACCAGCGGACGGCTGATCGCCGATATCGCTGCAGCGGCCGCGGCCGGCGATCCCAACCAGCTTGCGCGTTTCGCGCACCAGCTCGGCAGCGCGGCGAGCGCGCTCGGTCTCATCAGCCTGTTCGAGCGCTGCCGCGAGATCGAGGAGACGGCGCCGGCGATGTCCTCGGCCGAGCGCCAGGATGCCGCCCGCGAGCTGGCCGCGCTTCGCGAGGCGTCGATGAACACGCTGGACGACCTGCTCGCGCCCGCCGAGGACCCACCTCGCCCGAAGGGAGAGGTCGGATCGCATTGA
- a CDS encoding alpha/beta fold hydrolase gives MIGSPVRARYLAILLMLLAPAARAEEQFPSTFQTRTIPANGTQIHVRVGGKGPAVILIHGFGDTGDMWARLGADLVRDHTVVVPDLRGMGLSAKPDNGYDKWSQAADMRAVLQSLGIEKAVVVGHDIGTMVAYAYAARYRDLTEKLVVMDAPVPGVPPWDEIVRSPQLWHFDFGGPDMERLVKGRERIYLDRFWNEFAGTPSKVDEATRRHYAKLYAQPGAMHSAFAQFRAIRTDAEHNKKQIATKLTMPVLAVGGEKSFGKMEAVVMRNAATDVTEVVIPGAGHWLMEEDPAATIKALREFLDGKK, from the coding sequence ATGATAGGATCGCCGGTGCGCGCAAGATATCTCGCCATTCTCCTCATGCTGCTCGCGCCTGCCGCCCGCGCCGAAGAGCAATTCCCGTCCACCTTCCAGACCAGAACCATCCCGGCCAACGGCACGCAGATTCATGTGCGCGTCGGCGGCAAGGGCCCCGCCGTGATCCTGATCCACGGTTTTGGCGACACCGGCGACATGTGGGCCAGGCTTGGCGCGGATCTCGTTCGCGATCACACCGTGGTCGTACCTGACCTGCGCGGCATGGGCCTCTCGGCCAAGCCCGACAACGGCTACGACAAATGGAGCCAGGCCGCCGACATGCGCGCCGTCCTCCAGTCGCTCGGCATCGAGAAGGCCGTCGTCGTTGGACACGACATCGGCACCATGGTGGCCTATGCCTATGCGGCGCGCTATCGCGACCTCACCGAGAAGCTGGTCGTAATGGATGCCCCGGTGCCGGGCGTGCCGCCGTGGGACGAGATCGTCCGCAGCCCGCAGCTCTGGCACTTCGATTTCGGCGGCCCCGACATGGAGCGGCTGGTCAAAGGCCGCGAGCGCATCTACCTCGACCGCTTCTGGAATGAGTTCGCGGGTACCCCTTCCAAGGTCGACGAAGCAACGCGCCGTCACTACGCAAAACTCTATGCGCAGCCGGGCGCGATGCATTCCGCCTTCGCCCAATTCAGGGCGATCCGCACCGATGCCGAGCACAACAAGAAGCAGATCGCGACCAAACTGACCATGCCCGTGCTGGCCGTCGGCGGCGAAAAGTCCTTCGGCAAGATGGAAGCGGTGGTGATGCGGAACGCGGCAACCGATGTCACCGAGGTCGTGATTCCCGGCGCCGGACACTGGTTGATGGAGGAAGACCCGGCGGCGACCATCAAGGCGCTACGCGAATTTCTCGACGGCAAGAAATAG